Proteins from a single region of Sylvia atricapilla isolate bSylAtr1 chromosome 7, bSylAtr1.pri, whole genome shotgun sequence:
- the TMEM169 gene encoding transmembrane protein 169 — translation MPGEVTESSSGMEDTVQKDSKSGGQSPRCGTMRRAVGTTVTFDGEATMDRRKKKKKESRPESIIVYRSESDNKVEEEQGDEEGGERSSEEGSKFLGQSMTDGVWNMPLDSRYVTLTGTITRGKKKGQMVDIHVTLTDKELQELAKSKEPPKEDLPEKKKKCEVGLDRGPHIVLWTIICLPIIFVVSFVVSFYYGTITWYNIFLVYNEERTFWHKITFCPFLIIFYPIIIMVVSFSLGLYSAVAQVAWSFGYWWHAVRDMEKGFCGWLCSKLGLEDCSPYSIVELLDSDNISGSLSGKSSAQGVETSAV, via the exons ATGCCAGGTGAGGTGactgagagcagcagtgggatggaggACACTGTGCAGAAAGACAGCAAGTCTGGAGGCCAGAGCCCTCGCTGTGGCACAATGAGAAGGGCTGTGGGAACCACTGTCACCTTTGATGGGGAAGCCACTATGGACcggaggaaaaagaagaagaaagagtcACGCCCCGAGTCAATAATAGTGTATCGGTCGGAGAGTGACAATAAAGTGGAAGAAGAACAGGGGGATGAagaaggaggggagaggagctcTGAGGAAGGCTCCAAGTTCCTGGGTCAGTCTATGACAGATG GTGTCTGGAACATGCCTTTAGACAGCCGATATGTCACCTTGACTGGAACGATCACCAGGGGAAAGAAGAAGGGTCAGATGGTGGACATCCATGTCACACTAACAGATAAAGAGCTGCAAGAACTGGCTAAATCAAAGGAACCTCCTAAAGAAGATCTACctgagaagaagaagaaatgtgaAGTTGGGTTAGACAGAGGACCCCACATTGTCCTCTGGACCATCATCTGCCTCCCCATCATTTTTGTAGTGTCCTTCGTGGTTTCATTCTATTATGGAACCATTACATGGTACAACATCTTCTTGGTGTACAATGAAGAGAGGACCTTCTGGCACAAAATCACCTTTTGTCCCTTTTTGATTATCTTCTACCCAATTATAATTATGGTTGTTTCTTTCTCCCTAGGCCTGTATTCAGCTGTAGCCCAGGTAGCATGGTCCTTTGGGTACTGGTGGCACGCTGTCAGGGATATGGAGAAAGGATTCTGtggctggctctgcagcaaGCTGGGCTTGGAAGATTGTTCTCCGTACAGCATTGTTGAGCTGCTTGATTCTGACAATATCTCAGGTAGTCTCTCTGGCAAGAGCTCTGCACAGGGGGTTGAGACCTCAGCAGTCTGA